One window from the genome of bacterium encodes:
- the rpmA gene encoding 50S ribosomal protein L27, translated as MAHKKGMGSTRNGRDSNPKRLGVKEFAGEKVTAGSILVRQRGTPLHPGINVGKGKDDTLYSLIDGFVKFETGNGRRKVSVYPEAG; from the coding sequence ATGGCTCATAAAAAAGGTATGGGTAGTACCAGAAACGGCAGAGACTCCAACCCGAAACGGCTTGGTGTCAAAGAATTCGCCGGCGAGAAAGTGACTGCAGGAAGCATACTTGTCCGCCAGCGGGGCACTCCGCTGCATCCCGGCATCAATGTCGGCAAGGGCAAGGACGATACGCTATACTCTCTGATCGATGGGTTCGTCAAGTTCGAGACAGGCAACGGCAGAAGGAAAGTAAGCGTATATCCTGAAGCCGGGTAG
- the rplU gene encoding 50S ribosomal protein L21, translated as MYAIIKAGGKQYAVAQNDVIAVNRLAANEGDEIVINEVMLVSDDKGVNIGTPYVAGAKVVGKVMKHYKGRKVNGFTYKPKKDSHRRYGHRQCLTSLAITDIKG; from the coding sequence GTGTACGCCATAATCAAAGCTGGTGGCAAGCAATACGCAGTAGCACAAAACGATGTGATCGCCGTCAACAGACTTGCCGCGAATGAGGGCGATGAGATAGTCATAAATGAAGTGATGCTTGTCTCTGATGATAAGGGAGTCAACATCGGTACCCCGTATGTAGCTGGGGCGAAGGTCGTGGGCAAAGTGATGAAGCACTATAAAGGCCGCAAGGTCAACGGCTTCACCTACAAGCCAAAGAAAGATTCGCACAGACGTTACGGCCACAGGCAGTGCCTTACTAGTCTGGCGATTACAGATATCAAGGGTTAA